The genomic DNA TGTCCACACCGCCGGAGAGGGCGAGAAGAACCTTGCCGTCCCCAATTTTGTCACGCAGGGAAACGATCGTCTGACGGGCGTAATCACCCATCGTCCAGTCGCCTTTGGCCCCGCATACTTCAAGCAGGAAATTGCGAAGCATGGCAATGCCGTTTTCGGTGTGGAGCACCTCCGGATGAAACTGCAGCCCGTAGAGCTTCTTCTCAGGATTTTGCATTGCTGCGGTGGGGCAGGCATCGGTGTGCGCCGTCGCGGTGAAGCCCTCCGGAAGCTTATCAATATAATCGGTGTGGCTCATCCAGGAAATCCCACGCTCGGGCAAATCTTTAAAGAGAATGCACCCGGTATCATAGTATGTATCTGTTTTACCATATTCGCGGGAATCGGGGCTGGTAACATGTCCGCCGAGCGCATAGGCCATCGTTTGGATGCCGTAACAGATGCCAAGCACCGGGATGCCGAGCGAAAAGATCGCGGGATCCACGTGCGGCGCGTCCGGCAGATAAACGCTGTTCGGGCCGCCTGTGAAGATGATGCCGATCGGATTTTTTGCCGCAATTTCAGCAAGCGGGGTTTTATACGGCAGTACCTCGCAATAGACCGCGCATTCGCGCACCCGGCGTGCGATCAACTGGTTATACTGGCCGCCGAAATCCAATACCACAACCGTTTGATGACTCATTTTATCAGATCATTCCTTTTAAAAAATTACATAACGAACCTTTTATATTCTGCCATAAAAGCGCACAAAATACAAGCGTAGGTTTTTGTTTTGAACGAGGTCTGTCGGGTTGCACAAAATTTGATCGATCAGAAACCGGCTCTATTCCAAAATCGCCGCGATCCGCGCGGGTGCGCCGTCCGCGCCGGCAAATAAGAGCGGCGCCGCGCAGAGCGAAAAGGGCTTTCCTGTGATCTGGCCAAAATCTGCGAGGTTTTCAAGCAGCAGGGTATTTTGTCCGAGCAGCGTTCGGTGTGCGAAAAGACCGGCCGAATCCACCGGGTCGGGCGAAAGAGTATCGAACCCGACGCCTTTGCAGCGCCGCGCAGCGAGCCGGATGGCGAGCGCACGGGAGAAGGTAGGAAATCCGGACAGGTAATCCGGCGTTTCCCAATAGCGGGACCAGCCGGTATAAAAAAGCAAAAAATCCGCCGCGGGAACGCCGTCAAGCGCATCCGGTCCGATTTCACCGGCATGGCCGGAGCAGTCGATTGCCCAGCCGGAGCCGGAAAAAGACGAGACCGCGTACTGATCGAGCGTTTTCCCCTCTGAGAACAGATGCGCGGGAGAATCGATGTGGGTGCCGGTATGCGAACCGAATGAAAGCCCGGTTACCCGGCAGCCATCCGCCTCGATGGTACACAGCGGTGTGAGGACGGGGACGGGATCGCCGGGAAAGACCGGGATAGAAGAAGAAATCGGATGGGTCAGGTCAACCATTTGCATGATACCGCCTCCCTGGGCCAATAATAAGCATATATAAATTTAGTATAACACGCCGGATGGCGGGATACAAACCGGAAAGGGGAAACCGAAGATGCTGCAGCGCACATTTGTGGTTTTTTTGGCTGTCCTGATGTTATTGTTCTGCGCGGTGCGGGTCACGGCACAGGAGAGCATGACCCTGCCGCCCGGCGGGCCGCGCCGGGTACCGATGCCGCTTCTTGAAGAGACGCTGGGGAATCAGTTCCAATGGATGGCAGTGACCCTGCCGCCGGAGGAATCGAAAGGCGTCCTGTTCCTAGATGGGCAGCGGCTGGAGCCCTACCGGATGATTTCCCGGGAGGAAGCGG from Anaerotruncus rubiinfantis includes the following:
- a CDS encoding cyclase family protein; amino-acid sequence: MQMVDLTHPISSSIPVFPGDPVPVLTPLCTIEADGCRVTGLSFGSHTGTHIDSPAHLFSEGKTLDQYAVSSFSGSGWAIDCSGHAGEIGPDALDGVPAADFLLFYTGWSRYWETPDYLSGFPTFSRALAIRLAARRCKGVGFDTLSPDPVDSAGLFAHRTLLGQNTLLLENLADFGQITGKPFSLCAAPLLFAGADGAPARIAAILE